A region of Halalkaliarchaeum desulfuricum DNA encodes the following proteins:
- a CDS encoding universal stress protein, producing MTDNILVPMDGSPLSVEALRHALTTFPDASITVLHVVDLFEPGYGTAPEFESSYEPLMGTDEWYERADEVTEQLFREVDSVAADYDREVETTSEIGDPKRIIVDYTEEEDVDHVVLGAHGRTEKERSLFGSVTEVVARRVSVPVTLIR from the coding sequence ATGACCGATAATATTCTCGTCCCGATGGACGGCTCGCCGCTGTCGGTCGAGGCGCTGCGGCACGCGCTGACGACGTTTCCGGACGCGTCGATCACCGTGTTGCACGTCGTCGACCTGTTCGAACCGGGCTACGGCACCGCGCCCGAATTCGAGAGTTCCTACGAGCCGTTGATGGGGACCGACGAGTGGTACGAACGGGCCGACGAGGTCACCGAACAGCTGTTTAGGGAGGTTGATTCGGTTGCTGCGGATTACGATCGCGAGGTCGAGACGACCTCGGAGATCGGCGACCCGAAACGGATCATCGTCGACTACACGGAGGAAGAAGACGTCGATCACGTCGTCCTCGGGGCGCATGGACGAACCGAAAAAGAACGGTCGCTGTTCGGGAGCGTCACCGAGGTGGTGGCGAGGCGGGTCAGCGTTCCCGTGACGCTCATCCGGTGA
- a CDS encoding A24 family peptidase: MIASGPDLLRLVVVPVFAWAAYRDVRTRRLPNRLWPPLIALGLLALAWESWTRLPLAGVNDRLFLVQVAISLFFVAPLGYLFWRIGGFGGADAKALISLAVVYPTYPAYWLPVAWLPTLPVVMSNVGVFSLTILTNTVLVGLAYPIALALGNLLSGRISPVMFLARPVPVESVITRHGRLFETRSGYTRGGLDLDALRMYLRWRGLSFEELVDRPEELREPESVGETYDPTDGAVSARSTDGPAVTDGGRSAGAEAGDDWAAQRFREEVGPAYGTTPESLREGIETLIERDRVWVSPGLPFVVPMFVGLVVAVVYGDLLFAAMRLLGLV; the protein is encoded by the coding sequence ATGATCGCCTCCGGGCCGGATCTGCTTCGACTGGTCGTCGTCCCCGTGTTCGCGTGGGCGGCCTACCGGGACGTCCGGACCCGCCGCCTTCCGAACCGGCTGTGGCCGCCGCTGATCGCGCTGGGGTTGCTCGCGCTCGCGTGGGAGTCGTGGACCCGGCTTCCGCTTGCGGGCGTCAACGATCGACTGTTCCTCGTGCAGGTCGCGATCAGCCTGTTTTTCGTCGCGCCGCTGGGCTATCTGTTCTGGCGGATCGGCGGTTTCGGCGGTGCCGACGCGAAGGCGCTGATCTCGCTTGCGGTGGTGTATCCGACGTATCCGGCCTACTGGCTCCCGGTGGCGTGGCTCCCGACGCTCCCGGTCGTGATGTCGAACGTCGGGGTCTTCTCGCTCACCATCCTCACCAACACCGTGCTGGTCGGACTGGCGTATCCGATCGCGCTTGCGCTCGGAAACCTTCTGTCGGGACGGATCTCCCCGGTGATGTTTCTCGCCCGGCCGGTTCCCGTTGAGTCGGTGATCACGCGCCACGGCCGACTGTTCGAGACCCGGAGCGGCTACACGAGGGGGGGTCTGGACCTCGATGCGCTTCGAATGTATCTCCGCTGGCGCGGCCTCTCCTTCGAGGAACTCGTCGACCGACCCGAAGAGCTTCGGGAGCCGGAAAGCGTCGGGGAGACGTACGACCCGACCGACGGCGCGGTCTCCGCCCGGTCGACGGACGGACCGGCCGTCACTGACGGCGGACGTTCCGCCGGCGCGGAGGCGGGCGACGACTGGGCGGCACAGCGGTTCCGCGAGGAGGTCGGCCCGGCGTACGGAACCACGCCCGAATCGCTTCGGGAAGGGATCGAGACGCTGATCGAACGCGACCGGGTGTGGGTCTCGCCCGGACTCCCGTTCGTCGTCCCGATGTTCGTCGGCCTCGTCGTCGCCGTCGTCTACGGCGACCTGCTCTTCGCGGCGATGCGTCTCCTCGGACTGGTCTGA
- a CDS encoding PLDc N-terminal domain-containing protein, whose protein sequence is MPSSILLQSGAAGAMVFFLLILAVTIAIIWWTYTDAQKNSTHPAFLWAIVVFLAPILGLVLYLILGRDRL, encoded by the coding sequence ATGCCCTCCAGCATACTGTTACAGTCAGGCGCAGCCGGAGCAATGGTGTTTTTCCTCCTGATACTCGCCGTGACGATCGCGATTATCTGGTGGACCTACACCGACGCCCAGAAGAACAGTACCCACCCGGCGTTCCTCTGGGCGATCGTGGTGTTCCTCGCCCCGATTTTGGGGCTGGTACTGTACCTCATTCTGGGTCGCGACCGGCTGTGA
- a CDS encoding aldehyde ferredoxin oxidoreductase family protein, with product MTSTRDAVLRVDLTTGTVRRETVPERWRRDFLGGKGLGARYLYEELSAGVDPWGCENLLGFFVGPLSGYLPGESRYAAVTKSPLTGAFLDSYSGGEFAARLSGSLDDALGLIVVGTADEPVRIELSGGEATVSPAETWGADAATTAAAFPDAAVACVGPAGESGVEYATIASDGGEHHAGRGGAGAVMGAKRLKAIVARDGPPELPPSVETLHEKYADAYEDHDVGRWQAAGETLESIDFANEVGVLPTEGWKRSRFDGADEIGIERARERSTGRERPDDAVPGGFRIDTEEGETVPRGATPMTLGAGLGIDEFDAVAALGGVCDRLGVDVISAGNAVAWAVRAGEKGLVDVDLVFGDEEGIRRLIEAIAYGTEDAPGRSEEASPPWPPELPALLGDGVDTAAEAYGGDDLIPTVKSMELPSYDPRGAAGMALAYATSDRGGCHRRARPIETEVFAADRWGTADRARAVAVAQDVRSVLWSLVADDFAGETMWGDLGAEWLEAIGLEYTPAELAGIGERVWTLVRLFNVREGFDREDDELPTVLTSPIDDGPAAGESIDPGEFDRMLEAYYAMREWGKNGRPTRACLERLDLLDVVDEATPLDDPWTDPPVDPEHFGAAERLGRTVE from the coding sequence ATGACCTCCACCCGGGACGCAGTTTTGCGGGTCGATCTCACGACCGGAACGGTACGACGGGAGACAGTCCCGGAACGCTGGCGACGCGACTTTCTCGGCGGCAAAGGGCTCGGCGCGCGCTACCTCTACGAGGAGCTTTCCGCGGGTGTGGATCCGTGGGGTTGTGAGAACCTCCTCGGCTTCTTCGTCGGTCCGCTGTCGGGATATCTCCCGGGCGAATCGCGGTATGCGGCCGTGACGAAATCTCCGCTCACCGGCGCGTTTCTCGACTCCTACAGCGGCGGCGAGTTCGCAGCACGGCTTTCGGGATCGCTCGATGACGCCCTCGGGTTGATCGTCGTCGGCACCGCCGACGAGCCGGTCCGGATCGAACTCTCCGGCGGGGAGGCGACGGTTTCGCCGGCGGAGACCTGGGGCGCGGACGCGGCAACGACCGCCGCGGCGTTCCCCGACGCGGCGGTTGCGTGCGTCGGCCCGGCCGGCGAATCGGGCGTCGAGTACGCGACGATCGCCTCCGACGGCGGCGAGCACCACGCCGGCCGCGGCGGCGCGGGGGCGGTGATGGGCGCAAAGCGACTGAAGGCGATCGTCGCCCGCGATGGGCCGCCGGAGCTCCCGCCGAGCGTCGAGACGCTCCACGAGAAGTACGCCGATGCCTACGAGGACCACGACGTCGGCCGCTGGCAGGCCGCAGGCGAAACCCTCGAGAGCATCGACTTCGCGAATGAGGTCGGCGTGCTGCCCACCGAGGGGTGGAAACGAAGCCGGTTCGACGGTGCCGACGAGATCGGGATCGAACGGGCACGCGAGCGATCGACCGGCAGGGAACGACCCGACGACGCCGTCCCCGGCGGGTTCCGGATCGATACCGAGGAGGGCGAGACGGTCCCCCGAGGGGCGACGCCGATGACGCTGGGGGCCGGCCTCGGGATCGACGAGTTCGACGCCGTCGCGGCCCTGGGGGGTGTCTGTGACCGGCTCGGCGTCGACGTGATCTCCGCGGGAAACGCCGTCGCGTGGGCGGTCCGTGCCGGCGAGAAGGGGCTCGTTGACGTCGACCTCGTGTTCGGCGACGAGGAGGGGATCCGCCGGCTGATCGAAGCGATCGCTTACGGGACCGAAGACGCGCCGGGGCGCTCCGAGGAAGCGTCGCCGCCCTGGCCGCCCGAACTCCCCGCGCTCCTGGGTGATGGCGTCGATACAGCTGCGGAGGCGTATGGCGGCGACGACCTCATCCCGACCGTGAAGTCGATGGAGCTGCCCTCCTACGATCCGCGGGGCGCAGCCGGGATGGCGCTCGCGTACGCCACGAGCGACCGGGGCGGCTGTCACCGCCGGGCCCGTCCGATCGAAACGGAAGTGTTCGCCGCCGACCGGTGGGGGACGGCCGACCGCGCCCGTGCGGTCGCAGTGGCACAGGACGTCCGGTCCGTGCTGTGGAGCCTGGTGGCCGACGACTTCGCCGGCGAGACGATGTGGGGCGACCTCGGCGCCGAGTGGCTCGAGGCGATCGGCCTGGAGTACACGCCCGCGGAACTCGCCGGGATCGGCGAACGGGTCTGGACGCTCGTTCGGCTGTTCAACGTCCGGGAGGGGTTCGACCGGGAGGACGACGAACTCCCGACTGTGCTCACCTCGCCCATCGACGACGGTCCCGCCGCCGGAGAGTCGATCGACCCCGGGGAGTTCGACCGGATGCTCGAGGCGTACTACGCGATGCGGGAGTGGGGTAAGAACGGCCGTCCCACTCGCGCCTGCCTGGAGCGACTGGATCTCCTCGACGTCGTCGACGAGGCGACGCCGCTGGACGACCCGTGGACGGATCCGCCGGTCGACCCCGAACATTTCGGCGCAGCCGAGCGACTCGGACGGACGGTGGAGTGA
- a CDS encoding proteasome assembly chaperone family protein codes for MTGDDSTAHYDRTKELATDSPTLIEGLPGLGLVASIAVDQITKQLELEQHGTIRSDEFPPVASFNDGRVRDTVRVYAGKDPDVMTLQSDVPIPPNAVECLSKCVLTDLAEDFEKAVFLAGAPAETETEIGEIVGVATTDELETDLVDAGIPLAEGAGVIGGITGGLLASCYHNDIPASVLVVRSHPYIPDPGAAREVVENALEPLVDFDIDTQELLEQAEEIQRQKQQIAQQLQQYQQQQQEQQPQTSGMFQ; via the coding sequence ATGACAGGGGACGACTCAACGGCGCACTACGATCGGACGAAGGAACTGGCCACCGACTCGCCGACACTCATCGAGGGGCTGCCCGGACTGGGACTGGTCGCGTCGATCGCGGTCGATCAGATCACGAAACAGCTCGAACTCGAACAGCACGGAACCATCAGGTCGGACGAGTTCCCGCCGGTCGCGTCGTTCAACGACGGCCGTGTCCGTGACACAGTGCGGGTGTACGCCGGGAAAGATCCGGACGTGATGACGCTGCAAAGCGACGTGCCGATCCCGCCGAACGCCGTCGAATGCTTGAGCAAGTGTGTGTTGACCGATCTGGCCGAAGACTTCGAGAAGGCGGTGTTTCTCGCGGGCGCTCCCGCCGAGACGGAAACGGAAATCGGAGAGATCGTGGGCGTCGCGACGACCGACGAGTTGGAGACGGATCTCGTGGACGCGGGGATCCCGCTGGCCGAGGGGGCCGGCGTGATCGGCGGCATAACGGGTGGACTGTTGGCTTCCTGCTATCACAACGACATCCCGGCGTCCGTGCTCGTCGTCCGGTCGCACCCGTACATCCCGGACCCGGGGGCCGCCCGTGAGGTGGTCGAGAACGCCCTCGAACCGCTCGTCGACTTCGACATCGACACCCAGGAACTGCTCGAGCAGGCCGAGGAAATCCAGCGGCAGAAACAGCAGATCGCACAGCAACTCCAGCAGTATCAACAACAGCAGCAGGAACAGCAGCCACAGACGTCGGGAATGTTTCAGTAG
- a CDS encoding ferritin family protein, which yields MSVGAVSSDRQLARLLQLGIVLEEVVEARAYHHYRSLDAELDEEVEALLEDAAEESAEHRDRLEELVEQLGVESVPFEEVESLVEAQYGKTKPEDFDGVLYDQLCNEETAYKFYDDLIAAIEDSDAHFSVDRETLLETLREIQAEEAEGVEEVTELMERSGSGGSLEA from the coding sequence ATGAGCGTCGGAGCGGTCAGCTCCGACCGTCAGCTCGCACGCCTGCTCCAGTTGGGGATCGTGCTGGAGGAGGTCGTCGAGGCCCGGGCGTACCACCACTACCGAAGCCTCGACGCCGAACTTGACGAGGAGGTGGAAGCTCTCCTGGAGGACGCCGCCGAAGAGTCGGCCGAACACCGGGATCGCCTCGAGGAACTCGTCGAGCAGCTCGGCGTCGAGAGCGTTCCGTTCGAGGAGGTCGAATCGCTGGTGGAAGCGCAGTACGGAAAGACGAAACCGGAGGACTTCGACGGCGTCCTGTACGACCAACTGTGCAACGAGGAGACCGCCTACAAGTTCTACGACGATCTCATCGCAGCCATCGAGGACAGCGACGCGCACTTTTCAGTGGATCGGGAGACGCTGCTCGAGACGCTGCGGGAGATCCAGGCGGAGGAGGCCGAGGGCGTCGAGGAAGTGACAGAACTGATGGAGCGATCCGGAAGCGGGGGGAGTCTGGAGGCATGA
- a CDS encoding GNAT family N-acetyltransferase → MIVRSLSGRDDARGLLRVNALSWREAYADLLPEEVLESYQHPNPSEDDVDRLFQGLPEEGVVLVAVEGGSVRGFADFRWDDESIKAFVGPEEAGLRAIYVHPDDWGDGIGTMLLVEGLSRLPNWVQAVRLEVLADNEQARGFYKSRRFERTGATTHEIGDTEYPTVIYTRTL, encoded by the coding sequence ATGATCGTCCGATCCCTCTCGGGCCGGGACGATGCGAGAGGCCTGCTCCGGGTCAACGCCCTGTCCTGGCGGGAAGCGTACGCGGATCTGCTACCCGAGGAGGTCCTGGAGAGCTATCAGCATCCGAACCCCTCCGAAGATGACGTCGACCGGCTGTTCCAGGGGCTCCCCGAAGAGGGTGTCGTGCTGGTCGCCGTCGAGGGGGGATCGGTTCGCGGATTCGCGGACTTTCGGTGGGATGACGAGTCGATAAAGGCGTTCGTCGGACCGGAGGAGGCCGGCCTGCGAGCGATCTACGTTCACCCGGACGACTGGGGAGACGGCATCGGGACGATGCTTCTCGTGGAGGGACTGTCGCGGCTGCCGAATTGGGTGCAGGCAGTGCGACTCGAAGTGCTGGCGGACAACGAGCAGGCCCGAGGCTTTTATAAATCACGGAGATTCGAACGGACCGGCGCCACCACCCACGAGATCGGCGACACCGAATATCCGACTGTGATATACACCCGAACGCTGTAG
- a CDS encoding Hvo_1808 family surface protein, which translates to MGRVLTLAVALLMVTAMFAPVAAAAPPGTVDDVATASSTNDHVEASGAPVSTFDTDDADNETDEDEFGDEPIGKVNGYWYNDSIDIDQADGLTDEELEAYVYRKMARVEQIRDQKFRADVPVDVMTREEFREMREDRESDEEFNRWNDQVWKGLFIVGEDESSEEEIDTVFSGAVAGFYSPAEDRVVIVTDDGDNPVIDNSTLLHELGHAMQDQYHNLSDPTYRGATQDADLAIDGIVEGEVVYMEHVYEERCESGEWECVETPPTDRTDDDGPDPNLGIFLTVFQPYSDGPGYAADIVEEDGWEGITERMEEPPKSTTQVIHRTDREPTPIDYEHTAESGWEHYPDQGVEGADTVGEASIYAMFWYQARFYEADTIDWREFTQADHPHETYNYVSEPSSGWANDELYPYRRGDDQDGYVWVTEWETATDAQQFSDAYGAMLEAHDVRTDDGYHVVDDGPFRGAYLVSTEDTRVTIVHGPTTGAVSDIRPDLAAEIRDDATTEPDDPGEIETPTEPDAPDAPDDDGSIDLETPGFGAGIAVAALLATIALLRVGRRR; encoded by the coding sequence ATGGGACGGGTTCTCACCCTCGCGGTGGCCCTGCTGATGGTGACGGCGATGTTCGCACCCGTAGCTGCCGCCGCCCCTCCAGGGACTGTCGACGATGTCGCGACAGCATCGTCGACGAACGATCACGTGGAGGCGTCGGGTGCGCCCGTGTCGACCTTCGATACCGATGACGCCGACAACGAAACCGACGAAGACGAGTTCGGCGACGAACCGATCGGGAAGGTCAACGGCTACTGGTACAACGACTCCATCGACATCGATCAGGCCGACGGCCTCACCGACGAGGAGCTCGAGGCGTACGTCTACCGCAAGATGGCCCGGGTCGAGCAGATCCGCGACCAGAAGTTCCGCGCTGACGTTCCCGTCGACGTGATGACCCGCGAAGAGTTCCGCGAGATGCGGGAGGACCGCGAGAGCGACGAGGAGTTCAACCGCTGGAACGACCAGGTGTGGAAGGGCCTGTTCATCGTGGGCGAAGACGAGTCTTCCGAAGAGGAGATTGACACCGTCTTCTCCGGTGCAGTCGCCGGTTTCTATTCCCCTGCGGAGGATCGGGTCGTCATCGTGACTGACGACGGTGACAACCCGGTGATCGACAACTCCACGCTGCTTCACGAACTCGGCCACGCGATGCAGGATCAGTACCACAACCTCTCCGATCCGACGTACCGCGGCGCCACCCAGGACGCCGATCTCGCGATCGACGGCATCGTCGAGGGTGAAGTCGTCTACATGGAACACGTCTACGAAGAGCGCTGTGAGTCCGGCGAATGGGAGTGTGTCGAGACGCCCCCCACTGACAGAACTGACGACGACGGACCGGATCCGAACCTGGGGATCTTCCTGACGGTGTTCCAGCCGTATTCGGACGGGCCTGGATACGCTGCCGACATCGTCGAGGAGGACGGCTGGGAGGGAATCACCGAACGCATGGAGGAGCCGCCGAAGTCGACGACCCAGGTGATCCACCGCACCGACCGCGAACCGACCCCGATCGACTACGAACACACCGCAGAAAGTGGGTGGGAACACTACCCCGACCAGGGTGTCGAGGGGGCCGACACGGTCGGTGAGGCGTCGATCTACGCGATGTTCTGGTATCAGGCGCGGTTTTACGAGGCCGACACGATCGACTGGCGGGAGTTCACGCAGGCCGACCACCCCCACGAGACGTACAACTACGTCTCGGAGCCCTCCTCCGGATGGGCGAACGACGAACTGTACCCGTACAGGCGCGGCGACGACCAGGACGGCTACGTCTGGGTGACCGAGTGGGAGACCGCAACCGACGCCCAGCAGTTCAGTGACGCCTACGGCGCGATGCTCGAGGCCCACGACGTCCGGACCGACGACGGTTACCACGTGGTCGACGACGGGCCGTTCCGCGGGGCGTACCTCGTCTCGACCGAGGACACCCGAGTGACGATCGTCCACGGACCCACGACCGGTGCCGTCTCGGACATCAGACCCGATCTCGCAGCGGAGATCCGCGATGACGCGACGACCGAGCCGGACGACCCGGGCGAGATCGAGACACCGACCGAGCCCGACGCCCCCGACGCCCCCGACGATGACGGGTCGATCGACCTCGAGACGCCCGGGTTCGGCGCCGGAATCGCCGTCGCCGCCCTGCTCGCGACGATCGCGCTGCTGCGTGTCGGCCGGCGCCGGTAG
- a CDS encoding SWIM zinc finger family protein, producing the protein MTTPETAESTETPETPETGETVSETATRTSGVSGRTHRALTEEMTVRPLRDGRYVVETDGGTYVVDIDDASCTCPDHAIRREYCKHLRRVAFEIAAESVPAPEERLGACAVCGRELFVPRCESGSYLCEEHRPAVGEVVRDRETGSLLVVVAVTTDRADAVETDEGRIVAEYPTNTGYGDHEPVVRAVYASGLAPDRDVGDLKPYSFPASRIVRLERSHRGPVVSVPENPKSHC; encoded by the coding sequence ATGACGACACCCGAAACGGCGGAGTCGACCGAGACACCCGAAACGCCCGAAACAGGGGAAACTGTTTCCGAAACAGCCACGCGTACGTCCGGCGTTTCGGGACGCACTCACCGGGCGTTGACCGAGGAGATGACGGTTCGGCCGCTCCGGGACGGCCGGTACGTGGTCGAAACGGACGGGGGGACGTACGTCGTGGACATCGACGACGCGTCCTGTACCTGCCCGGATCACGCCATCCGCAGGGAGTACTGCAAACACCTCCGGCGCGTCGCCTTCGAGATCGCCGCCGAATCCGTCCCCGCCCCCGAAGAACGGCTGGGCGCCTGTGCGGTCTGCGGTCGGGAGCTGTTCGTCCCTCGCTGCGAGTCGGGATCGTATCTGTGTGAGGAACACCGACCCGCAGTCGGCGAGGTCGTCCGCGACCGGGAAACCGGCTCGTTGCTGGTCGTCGTCGCGGTCACGACCGACCGGGCGGACGCCGTCGAGACCGACGAGGGGCGGATCGTGGCCGAGTATCCGACGAACACCGGCTACGGGGACCACGAGCCGGTCGTCCGCGCGGTGTACGCCTCGGGGCTCGCCCCGGATCGCGACGTCGGAGATCTGAAGCCGTACAGCTTCCCTGCCTCCCGGATCGTTCGGCTGGAGAGATCACACCGAGGGCCGGTGGTTTCGGTGCCGGAAAATCCCAAATCTCACTGTTGA
- a CDS encoding nicotinate phosphoribosyltransferase: protein MDFDIVSPSAIHEGRATDAYFERTAAALDHAGRNPTVTAEVTADQFPSGEFELFAGLKDATALLEGRDVDVDAIPEGRLFDGGPVLRIEGPYLEFAELETSLLGFLSHASGVATAALDCRVAAPDTTVLSFGARHVHPSIAAMIERSALVGGLDGISHVAAGEVIGREASGTMPHALVICFGEGNQEDAWRAFDEAVPESVPRIALCDTYTDEVDESLRAVEALGDRLAGVRLDTTGSRRGDFKHIVREVQWELSARGHEDIEMFLSGGLGPDALRGLRDVADGFGVGGYVSNADPVDFALDIVEVEGEPAAKRGKLSGAKQAYRTDDGGHHVGLASRDAPVDAEPLLEPVIRDGDVVADEELFDLDAAAQRARSDARSVGYGDQE from the coding sequence ATGGATTTCGACATCGTCTCCCCGTCCGCGATCCACGAGGGACGGGCGACGGACGCGTACTTCGAACGAACGGCGGCCGCACTCGACCACGCCGGGCGGAACCCGACCGTCACCGCCGAAGTCACCGCCGACCAGTTTCCCTCGGGCGAGTTCGAGCTGTTCGCCGGCCTGAAGGACGCGACGGCGCTTCTGGAGGGACGCGACGTCGACGTCGATGCGATCCCCGAGGGACGGCTGTTCGACGGCGGGCCCGTCCTGCGGATCGAGGGTCCGTACCTGGAGTTCGCGGAGCTGGAGACGTCGCTTCTGGGCTTTCTCTCCCACGCCTCCGGCGTCGCGACCGCCGCGCTGGACTGCCGCGTCGCCGCCCCCGACACGACGGTGCTCTCCTTTGGCGCCCGCCACGTTCACCCCTCGATCGCGGCGATGATCGAGCGGTCGGCGCTGGTTGGCGGACTCGACGGCATCTCCCACGTCGCCGCCGGGGAGGTGATCGGCCGGGAGGCAAGCGGAACGATGCCACACGCGCTGGTGATTTGTTTCGGGGAGGGCAACCAGGAGGACGCCTGGCGGGCGTTCGACGAGGCGGTGCCGGAGTCGGTTCCCCGGATCGCCCTGTGTGACACCTACACCGACGAGGTCGACGAGAGTCTCCGCGCCGTGGAGGCGCTGGGCGACCGACTGGCCGGCGTTCGCCTCGACACCACCGGCTCGCGACGGGGAGACTTCAAACACATCGTCCGGGAGGTGCAGTGGGAGCTTTCCGCCCGCGGTCACGAGGACATCGAGATGTTCCTCAGCGGCGGGCTCGGCCCGGACGCCCTCCGGGGGCTTCGGGATGTCGCCGACGGGTTCGGCGTCGGCGGGTACGTGTCGAACGCGGATCCGGTCGACTTCGCACTCGACATCGTCGAAGTGGAGGGCGAGCCCGCGGCCAAACGGGGGAAACTCTCCGGAGCGAAACAGGCCTACAGGACCGACGACGGCGGCCACCACGTCGGACTCGCGTCGCGGGACGCCCCCGTTGACGCGGAACCGCTCCTCGAACCGGTGATCAGGGACGGAGACGTCGTCGCCGACGAGGAACTGTTCGATCTCGATGCCGCCGCACAGCGGGCCCGGTCGGACGCACGGAGCGTCGGCTACGGTGACCAGGAGTAG
- a CDS encoding metal-dependent transcriptional regulator, which yields MNTADQYLKAIYLIQSGADGPASTGEIAERLSVSPASANEMIGKLEERGFAEHEKYKGVHLTDEGIGRARDALQTYCIIERFLANVLGVEEFQFEAREMESVIDETVAERIDTIIDRNPECPDCFDPETDACSCLDAGEIAD from the coding sequence ATGAACACGGCAGACCAGTATCTCAAGGCGATCTATCTCATTCAATCAGGGGCGGACGGACCCGCCTCGACGGGGGAGATCGCCGAACGGCTGTCGGTGAGCCCCGCCAGCGCGAACGAGATGATCGGCAAACTCGAAGAGCGCGGGTTCGCGGAACACGAGAAGTACAAGGGCGTGCACCTCACCGACGAGGGCATCGGCCGCGCCCGGGACGCCCTGCAGACGTACTGCATCATCGAGCGGTTCCTGGCGAACGTCCTCGGCGTCGAGGAGTTCCAGTTCGAGGCCCGAGAGATGGAGTCGGTGATCGACGAGACAGTCGCCGAACGGATCGACACCATCATCGATCGCAATCCCGAGTGTCCGGACTGTTTCGATCCCGAGACCGACGCGTGTTCGTGTCTCGACGCCGGCGAGATCGCGGATTGA
- a CDS encoding cupin domain-containing protein → MEYHVVDPDVVDPEPDRPSEKRSISDAAELDQVGVHVYGVAPGEQVPYVYHYHDEQEEILYVLEGTLSVETPEETFEVEAGQAFVVEPESPHRAYNPAGADAPVRLLAVGAPAVDDAHEYEP, encoded by the coding sequence ATGGAATACCACGTCGTCGATCCCGACGTCGTCGATCCGGAACCCGATCGTCCGTCAGAAAAGCGATCGATAAGTGACGCGGCCGAACTCGACCAGGTCGGAGTCCACGTCTACGGGGTCGCCCCGGGGGAACAGGTGCCCTACGTGTACCACTATCACGACGAACAGGAGGAAATCCTGTACGTCCTCGAGGGAACCCTCTCGGTGGAGACGCCCGAGGAGACGTTCGAGGTCGAAGCGGGGCAAGCGTTCGTAGTCGAACCCGAGAGCCCTCACCGGGCGTACAACCCGGCCGGCGCCGATGCCCCTGTCCGCCTGCTTGCAGTTGGGGCCCCGGCAGTCGACGACGCCCACGAGTACGAACCATGA